The Pleurocapsa minor HA4230-MV1 genome has a window encoding:
- a CDS encoding metallophosphoesterase — MKRRFTWWLLVGLLCILMLGYLTAKSNRAATNNSDLAVPPRQDFRLVVISDLNSQYGSTEYEPEVTQAIALIPQWQPDLVLCGGDMIAGQKASLTKSQIESMWAAFDLKIAAPLRQQQIPLGFTIGNHDGSGAIKDQTLIFQAERNLAQAYWQQQKHYLNFVDRTHFPFYYSFQQNKIFFLVWDASSSQISPQQLNWIEQTLKTPAAQQASARIVLGHLPLYPVAKEKNKPGEYLNEGDKLRSLLTENKVLMYVSGHHHVYYPGKIDHLELLHAGALGQGPRQLINSELSPRQTITIIDLDLSKLALTYTTYDATTWQKIFLEQLPASIPNPDGTIWRHDLNGQK, encoded by the coding sequence ATGAAACGGCGATTTACTTGGTGGTTATTAGTCGGACTATTATGTATTTTGATGCTTGGCTATCTAACAGCTAAGAGTAATCGAGCAGCAACTAATAATAGTGATTTAGCTGTACCTCCTCGCCAAGATTTTCGGCTGGTGGTTATTAGCGATCTCAATAGTCAGTATGGTTCGACAGAATATGAGCCAGAAGTCACCCAGGCGATCGCCTTAATACCTCAATGGCAACCCGATCTCGTACTTTGTGGCGGAGATATGATCGCTGGACAAAAAGCCAGCTTAACTAAGTCACAGATTGAGTCGATGTGGGCAGCTTTCGATCTTAAAATAGCAGCACCTCTAAGACAGCAGCAGATTCCTCTTGGTTTTACTATCGGTAATCATGATGGATCTGGGGCGATTAAAGATCAAACCTTAATTTTTCAAGCAGAAAGAAATCTGGCTCAAGCTTATTGGCAGCAGCAAAAGCACTATTTAAATTTTGTCGATCGCACTCATTTTCCCTTCTACTATAGTTTTCAGCAAAACAAGATCTTCTTTCTCGTTTGGGATGCTTCTAGTTCTCAAATCTCACCCCAACAGCTCAACTGGATCGAGCAGACATTAAAAACTCCAGCAGCGCAACAGGCAAGCGCCAGAATAGTTTTAGGACACTTACCCCTCTATCCTGTGGCAAAAGAGAAGAATAAACCAGGAGAGTACTTAAACGAGGGAGATAAACTGCGATCGCTGCTTACAGAGAATAAAGTATTGATGTATGTTAGTGGACACCATCACGTATACTACCCAGGGAAGATCGATCATCTCGAATTACTCCATGCAGGGGCATTGGGACAGGGCCCAAGACAGTTAATCAACAGCGAGTTGTCACCCCGTCAAACGATTACTATCATTGATTTGGATCTGTCTAAATTGGCACTTACTTATACTACCTACGATGCCACCACTTGGCAAAAAATATTCCTCGAACAATTACCAGCCTCTATTCCCAACCCAGATGGCACTATCTGGAGACATGATCTCAATGGGCAAAAATAA
- the argC gene encoding N-acetyl-gamma-glutamyl-phosphate reductase: MSDKKPIGIVGASGYGGVQLVKLLLEHPQVEIAYLGGDSSAGKQYSSIYPHLDHCVDLTVEKIDVDAIAERCAAVFLGLPNGLACDLAPALIAKGCKVLDLSADYRFSNLDTYTDWYKKERTDQDTAKSAVYGLPELFREQIKQAQLVGCPGCYPTASLLALSPLLKQGLVDPSTAIIDAKSGTSGGGRQGKISMLLSEADNSIGAYGVASHRHTPEIEQICSILARQEVIVQFTPHLVPMVRGILSTVYATLRDPGLIREDLITIYNAFYRSSPFVKVLSSGIYPQTKWACGTNLAYIGIQVDRRTGRVIVLSAIDNLIKGQAGQAVQCLNLMMDWSESLGLPKLGFYP, translated from the coding sequence ATGAGTGACAAAAAGCCGATTGGGATTGTAGGAGCATCTGGATATGGCGGAGTTCAGTTAGTCAAACTTTTATTAGAACATCCTCAAGTTGAAATTGCCTATCTGGGTGGTGATAGTAGTGCGGGCAAGCAATATAGTTCGATTTATCCTCACTTAGATCATTGTGTCGATCTGACTGTCGAAAAAATTGACGTAGATGCGATCGCCGAACGGTGTGCAGCTGTCTTTCTCGGTTTACCCAATGGTTTGGCCTGCGATCTGGCTCCCGCTTTAATTGCTAAAGGCTGCAAGGTCTTAGATCTTTCGGCAGACTATCGTTTTAGTAATTTAGATACCTACACCGACTGGTATAAAAAAGAGCGAACAGACCAAGATACGGCAAAATCTGCGGTTTATGGCTTACCCGAACTTTTCCGTGAACAGATTAAACAAGCTCAATTAGTTGGCTGCCCTGGATGTTATCCTACTGCTAGTTTATTGGCTCTTTCGCCTTTACTCAAGCAAGGATTGGTCGATCCCTCTACTGCCATTATCGACGCTAAATCGGGTACGTCTGGTGGTGGTCGTCAAGGTAAGATTAGTATGCTTTTATCAGAGGCGGATAACTCTATCGGCGCTTATGGAGTTGCTAGTCATCGTCATACTCCTGAAATTGAGCAAATTTGCAGTATATTAGCTCGTCAAGAAGTTATTGTGCAGTTTACGCCTCATTTAGTCCCCATGGTTAGGGGAATCTTGTCTACCGTCTACGCCACTTTGAGAGATCCTGGATTAATTAGAGAAGATCTAATCACCATCTACAACGCTTTTTATCGTTCTTCTCCCTTTGTGAAAGTTCTCTCCAGCGGTATCTATCCGCAAACTAAGTGGGCTTGTGGCACTAACTTGGCATACATAGGTATTCAGGTAGATCGTCGTACTGGTAGAGTAATTGTGCTATCGGCGATCGATAATTTAATTAAAGGTCAGGCAGGTCAAGCAGTACAATGCTTAAATCTGATGATGGATTGGTCAGAATCTTTGGGTTTACCTAAACTAGGTTTTTATCCTTAA
- a CDS encoding YdcF family protein: MKLSEIDVDKLSTEQITKILYGEEKDNGEKGDCIFVYGGRGIERVHKAVELFNFQRAEHILFSGGSGYGKYTYPLFWTMRDNALKLKVPEDKILVEDRSNHSKDGAIASLFVLENTALLD, encoded by the coding sequence ATGAAATTATCTGAAATTGATGTAGATAAATTATCAACAGAGCAAATAACAAAAATATTGTATGGTGAGGAAAAAGATAATGGAGAAAAAGGCGATTGCATCTTCGTGTATGGAGGTAGAGGAATAGAACGAGTACATAAAGCTGTTGAATTATTTAACTTTCAGCGTGCAGAACACATTCTATTTTCTGGAGGCTCAGGATATGGCAAATATACCTATCCTTTGTTTTGGACAATGCGAGATAATGCTTTAAAGCTGAAAGTTCCAGAAGACAAAATATTAGTTGAAGATCGTTCAAATCATTCAAAAGATGGTGCGATCGCTTCGTTATTTGTTTTAGAAAATACGGCGTTGCTGGATTGA
- a CDS encoding GNAT family N-acetyltransferase, which translates to MNFVIRPLMLEDELIVWKMLRYASHESSIESVRQQPYLARYALNWGRIGDFGYVASSDMSPIGAAWLRLWLGKDKGFGYVKDEIPELAIAVLPDYRGQGIGTRLLTKILGAAKSEYSAVSLSVRANNPVLRLYERTGFIQIPGSEVVNRSGEVSFNMMYEFN; encoded by the coding sequence ATGAATTTTGTTATTCGTCCTTTGATGCTCGAAGATGAATTGATTGTGTGGAAGATGTTGCGATATGCATCTCATGAATCTTCCATCGAATCGGTTCGACAGCAGCCGTATTTAGCTCGTTACGCTTTGAATTGGGGCAGAATTGGTGATTTTGGTTATGTAGCTTCTAGCGATATGAGTCCCATTGGTGCAGCTTGGCTGCGTTTATGGCTGGGGAAAGATAAAGGGTTTGGTTATGTCAAAGATGAAATTCCCGAATTAGCGATCGCTGTTTTGCCAGATTATCGCGGACAAGGCATTGGCACTAGGTTATTGACAAAAATTTTAGGTGCAGCGAAGAGCGAGTATTCAGCAGTAAGTCTGAGTGTTCGGGCTAATAATCCAGTTTTGCGACTATATGAGCGTACAGGATTTATTCAGATTCCAGGGAGCGAAGTTGTCAATCGGTCTGGTGAAGTATCATTTAATATGATGTATGAATTCAATTAG
- a CDS encoding class I SAM-dependent methyltransferase — MAEAKIEFDRDRATQYDLDIRKAIPGYESLHGMTQSLLKTSLSKSARLLIVGSGTGMELVNYSKPNPEWLLTGVDPASEMMAIAQAELAAQGLQKRVNLHSGYVNSLPETEPMDAATLMLVMHFLTDDGAKLQLLKDIAQRLKPGAKFILADLYGDRSASYFSQFTKAWQALYFSQLDDETRTKAEEKFQTSISNSIHFVTEARIIELLEVAGFNQINKFYNAFLFGGWIAQYTGS; from the coding sequence ATGGCAGAGGCAAAAATTGAATTTGATCGCGATCGCGCTACTCAATACGATCTTGATATCCGTAAAGCGATTCCAGGCTATGAGTCTCTCCATGGCATGACACAGAGTCTATTAAAGACTAGCCTCAGTAAATCAGCAAGACTGTTGATTGTTGGTTCGGGTACGGGGATGGAGTTGGTTAATTACTCAAAGCCTAATCCAGAATGGTTATTAACGGGTGTCGATCCTGCCTCTGAGATGATGGCGATCGCTCAAGCAGAACTTGCTGCTCAAGGGTTGCAAAAGCGAGTTAATTTACATTCGGGTTATGTGAATAGCTTACCTGAAACCGAACCGATGGATGCAGCTACCCTGATGTTAGTGATGCATTTTCTGACTGATGATGGAGCTAAGTTGCAGCTATTAAAAGACATTGCTCAACGTCTAAAGCCTGGCGCAAAATTTATCCTTGCCGATCTTTATGGGGATCGATCGGCGTCTTACTTTAGTCAATTTACTAAAGCTTGGCAGGCTCTTTATTTTAGTCAGTTAGATGATGAAACTAGAACCAAAGCAGAAGAGAAATTTCAGACTTCTATTAGTAACTCAATTCACTTTGTCACTGAAGCCAGAATTATTGAACTATTAGAGGTTGCTGGGTTTAATCAGATTAACAAGTTTTACAATGCTTTCTTATTTGGGGGTTGGATTGCTCAATACACTGGTAGCTAA
- a CDS encoding amino acid ABC transporter substrate-binding protein produces the protein MNRNLVFLVTSSLCLLSSISSVKAEDTLAKIQRTGVLSVAIREDAPPFGYLDAQENIQGYCLDFFALLQSQLTQELERNTLSIKLLKSTATNRFGLVADSLVNLECGPNTIRPDPPENTNFSHPFFLTGTQFLVKQDNSLNPEDDLNGATLGVIANTTTAKVVAQRYPLATLQQYKGVTARIRGIQAVAQGKIDAMISDGILLRAEAQQQGLSAAEYPLVPELPLTCDRYGMIIHSNDPQWQEFVNSVIDSPEAEALSNQWFGSLFSYTQLAQDGCQQ, from the coding sequence ATGAATCGTAATTTAGTATTTTTGGTTACTAGTAGTCTGTGTCTTTTGAGTTCTATATCTTCAGTCAAGGCAGAAGATACTTTGGCAAAAATTCAACGTACAGGAGTCTTAAGCGTTGCCATTCGAGAAGATGCACCTCCTTTTGGCTATTTAGATGCCCAGGAAAACATACAGGGATACTGTTTGGATTTTTTTGCTTTGTTGCAATCACAATTAACTCAGGAGTTAGAACGAAATACGCTTAGTATTAAGCTACTTAAATCAACTGCAACTAATCGTTTTGGCTTAGTAGCAGATAGCCTGGTCAATCTTGAATGTGGCCCTAATACAATTCGCCCCGATCCTCCAGAAAACACTAATTTTTCTCATCCTTTTTTTCTGACAGGAACACAATTTTTAGTCAAGCAGGATAACTCTCTTAATCCTGAAGATGATTTAAATGGTGCCACTTTAGGTGTAATTGCTAATACCACTACTGCCAAAGTTGTGGCTCAACGCTATCCTCTGGCAACTCTTCAGCAGTATAAGGGAGTGACTGCTCGAATTAGAGGTATCCAGGCGGTGGCACAGGGCAAAATAGACGCGATGATTAGCGACGGAATTTTATTACGCGCCGAAGCTCAACAGCAGGGGTTATCAGCAGCAGAATATCCTTTAGTACCCGAGCTTCCTCTAACTTGCGATCGCTATGGCATGATTATTCATAGCAACGATCCACAGTGGCAAGAGTTTGTTAATTCGGTAATTGATAGCCCAGAAGCAGAAGCTCTATCAAATCAATGGTTTG
- a CDS encoding GNAT family N-acetyltransferase, producing the protein MNSISVRLLTPADAKAYRSVRLLALDEQPFAFGSLPEDEPNLLETATRLVESDDRCFFGAFQAEQLIGIIRLSRYSASNEKHRAYLGGLYVMPSFRCQGFGRALIQEALSRAANTPGIRRVNLTVVTQQEGAIRLYRSLGFRIYGTEEETFSRDGQFYDEYLMTLELNSDSNYNA; encoded by the coding sequence ATGAATTCAATTAGTGTGCGCCTACTCACTCCCGCCGATGCTAAAGCTTATCGTTCTGTAAGGTTGCTTGCCCTCGATGAACAACCCTTCGCCTTTGGTTCGCTACCCGAAGACGAGCCAAATCTTTTGGAGACTGCCACAAGACTTGTAGAGAGCGATGATCGATGTTTTTTTGGAGCATTTCAAGCTGAACAACTCATAGGCATTATCAGGCTGTCTCGCTATTCAGCATCGAACGAGAAGCATCGTGCTTATCTGGGAGGACTCTATGTTATGCCATCCTTTCGTTGTCAAGGCTTTGGTAGGGCGCTCATCCAAGAGGCTTTAAGTCGAGCAGCGAATACTCCAGGCATCAGAAGGGTCAATCTAACTGTTGTAACCCAACAAGAAGGGGCAATCCGTCTTTATCGATCGCTTGGCTTCCGCATCTATGGTACTGAAGAGGAAACATTTTCGAGAGATGGACAATTCTACGACGAGTACTTGATGACCTTGGAACTCAACTCTGACAGTAATTACAACGCCTAA
- a CDS encoding TIGR00300 family protein: MTEPIRILMCAPDHYDVDYVINPWMEGNIHKSSRDKAVEQWSKLNFVLNEIAQVDLVQGQKGVPDMVFTANAGLVLGDNAVLSRFYHPERQGEEPYFKQWFEDNGFNVFELPQDLPFEGAGDALLDREGRWLWAGYGFRSELDSHPYLAKWLDIEVLSLRLIDERFYHLDTCFCPLSGGYLLYYPGAFDSYSNHIIEGRVPAEKRIAIAETDAINFACNSVNVGQSVVMNKASDSLKQRLADVGFEVIETPLTEFLKAGGAAKCLTLRINEPVLPDVHASTPVESRVLHMEGHLLDAGIMNRSLDLVVDNGGSFKVLNFNLGLERQSTSSAEVRVSAPDHEVMEKIMTQLIELGAVTTNQEVDNAIVETCDLDGVAPDDFYVSNIYPTEVNINGQWIRVQKQRMDGAIVISDGSHGVTAECRILRDLNKGDRVVVGVEGIRTVRKKSNREPKVKEEFSFMGAGVSSERRVELVVEQIAWELRQIRDRGGKVVVTAGPVVIHTGGAKHLSRLIRDGYVQGLLGGNAIAVHDIEQSLMGTSLGVDMQKGTPVRGGHRHHLKVINTVRRYGSIAQAVEAGIITHGIMYECVKHHVPFALAGSIRDDGPLPDTQMDLIKAQSEYAQLLEGTDMILMLSTMLHSIGVGNMTPAGVKMVCVDINPAVVTKLSDRGSVESVGVVTDVGLFLSLLVNQLDKLTSPYHQV, translated from the coding sequence ATGACTGAACCAATTCGCATCTTAATGTGCGCTCCCGATCACTACGATGTAGATTACGTGATTAATCCCTGGATGGAAGGCAATATTCATAAGTCTTCTCGGGATAAAGCGGTAGAACAATGGTCAAAACTGAATTTTGTCCTCAATGAAATTGCCCAGGTAGATCTAGTTCAGGGACAAAAAGGTGTACCTGATATGGTATTTACTGCCAACGCGGGTTTAGTGCTAGGAGACAATGCGGTTCTCAGTCGCTTTTACCATCCCGAACGCCAGGGAGAAGAACCCTATTTTAAACAGTGGTTTGAAGACAATGGTTTTAATGTATTTGAACTACCTCAAGACTTACCCTTTGAAGGCGCGGGAGATGCTTTACTAGACCGCGAGGGACGATGGCTATGGGCAGGCTATGGTTTTCGTTCTGAATTAGATTCCCATCCTTATCTAGCTAAGTGGTTAGATATTGAAGTGCTATCCCTGCGTTTAATTGACGAGCGCTTTTATCATTTAGATACCTGTTTCTGTCCGCTATCGGGAGGCTATCTGCTTTACTATCCTGGGGCTTTTGACTCCTATTCCAATCACATCATCGAAGGACGTGTCCCCGCCGAAAAAAGAATTGCGATCGCCGAAACAGATGCGATTAATTTTGCCTGTAATTCTGTCAACGTTGGACAGTCGGTAGTGATGAATAAGGCGAGTGATAGTCTTAAACAACGTTTAGCTGATGTTGGCTTTGAAGTGATTGAGACTCCCCTAACTGAATTTCTCAAGGCTGGTGGTGCAGCTAAATGTCTCACTCTGAGAATTAATGAACCTGTATTGCCCGATGTTCATGCCAGTACTCCTGTAGAAAGCCGTGTACTGCACATGGAAGGACATCTTTTGGATGCAGGGATCATGAATCGTTCTTTAGACTTGGTAGTAGACAATGGCGGTAGCTTTAAAGTTTTGAACTTTAACCTGGGTCTAGAAAGACAAAGTACTTCTAGTGCAGAAGTGCGCGTATCAGCCCCTGACCATGAAGTGATGGAAAAAATCATGACTCAGTTGATTGAACTGGGGGCGGTTACTACTAACCAGGAGGTGGATAATGCGATCGTGGAAACTTGCGATCTCGATGGAGTTGCCCCCGATGACTTCTATGTCAGCAATATCTACCCCACCGAAGTCAATATTAATGGTCAATGGATTCGAGTCCAAAAGCAACGCATGGATGGGGCAATTGTCATTAGTGATGGTAGCCATGGCGTAACGGCAGAATGTCGCATTCTCAGGGATTTAAACAAAGGCGATCGCGTTGTGGTCGGTGTAGAAGGTATCCGTACTGTGCGGAAAAAGTCTAATCGAGAACCTAAAGTCAAAGAAGAATTCAGCTTCATGGGTGCGGGGGTATCAAGTGAAAGAAGAGTCGAATTAGTAGTCGAACAGATTGCTTGGGAATTGCGCCAAATTCGCGATCGCGGGGGTAAAGTCGTCGTCACAGCAGGCCCTGTGGTCATTCATACAGGAGGGGCAAAACACCTTTCTCGTTTGATACGGGACGGTTATGTTCAAGGCTTACTAGGAGGAAATGCGATCGCCGTTCATGACATAGAACAATCCCTGATGGGTACTTCCCTGGGGGTAGATATGCAAAAAGGTACTCCCGTTCGTGGGGGACACCGCCATCATTTAAAAGTAATCAATACAGTACGACGTTACGGCAGCATTGCTCAAGCAGTTGAGGCGGGAATAATTACCCACGGCATTATGTATGAATGCGTTAAACATCATGTCCCCTTTGCCCTAGCTGGTTCAATTCGCGATGATGGCCCTTTACCCGATACTCAAATGGATCTAATTAAGGCTCAGTCAGAATATGCCCAACTCTTAGAAGGAACAGACATGATCCTCATGCTATCAACGATGCTGCATTCGATCGGCGTGGGGAATATGACCCCTGCGGGTGTAAAAATGGTCTGTGTAGATATCAATCCAGCGGTGGTCACCAAGTTAAGCGATCGCGGTTCAGTCGAATCAGTCGGTGTAGTAACAGATGTGGGCTTATTCCTGAGTTTGTTGGTCAATCAACTAGATAAACTGACTAGTCCTTATCACCAAGTTTAG